CTTGCAATGCTGCGCTCATGTATCTGCGAAAGAACGCTCGGCATACCGGCCATCTCAATGACGAGGTCTTGGAGCAGGTTGGAAGCCCAGAGCGAATCGAAGACGGAGTCCATAATCGGCAAGTGATCAAGCATTTGAAAGCCGCGTTCGGTCGCCTTTCAAAAAAGCATCAGCTCGTCTTGCAAATGCGGGTCGGCGAAGACCTCTCCATCAACGAGATGGCCGATTCGCTCGGGCTCTCGGTTCCCGCTACCAAATCTCGCATCCATCGTGCGCGTCTTGCGCTCCTCGCGAGCACGGACGTCCCGATTTAAGCCCGACTACACATCTCATTCATTTGCAAATAATTGAATAATGGCTTAGTTCCTGCGTCTGTGAGGGACTTTCGGTGTTTGCAAATCAAGTCGTAGAGGAGTCGTTATAATGCGTTGGCTATTTCTGTTCGGAATCTCTCTCTGGGTTGCCTCATGCGGAGACGCAGATACCCCTGTTGATGAAACACCGGCCGGAAACGGCGGAAAGGGCGATATCATTGGAGATGACGACCGACGAGACGAGTTTTCCGAAGACGTCTCTGACGCACTCAAGAAGCTTGGGGCCTCCACGGCGATGGTGATCGAGAACGCTGTGCTCGGAGAAGCCCTTGACGGCGCCTTTACTCCCGCAAGCCAGCTATTGGGCGAGTCGTACTATATGTGTCCGGACGAGACCAACTGGACTCAACCCGTGACAGGAATGTGTAGCGCGTGGCTTGTGGCTCCCGATATCATCGTGACCAACGGACATTGTGTAACCAGCCAGCCCGATTGCGACAAGAAGTCCTTCGTCTTCGACTACGCCAAAAAGTCACCCGACGACACGCTTTCTACGATTCCTCAAGAGAATGTCTTTGCCTGTGACCAGGTCCTCGCGTGGGATTATACCAGTGATTGCGATATCGACTTCGCGGTGATCAAACTCGACCGGCCTGTAGAAGGCCGCGAGCCCCTCAAAGTGCGTCAGGCCGGAGCAGACCTCAAAGGGGATTCCCTGGTTGTCATCGGGCATCCTTTCGGAATCCCAAGGAAATATGCGCTTAAAGGCGAAGTGCTCCTGGATGGAGCAAACGCGTTCACCACCACGCACGATATCATCGGCGGAAACTCAGGGTCGGCCATTTTTGATGCCGAAACCGGCGAAGTTCAGGGCCTCGTGACATGCGGTGGGTCAAATTTCGAATGGGAATACTACAACGAAGGATGGGAGCTCGAGACCAAGACCGGGAAACCATGTGATTCAACCTGTGATGATGCCGGCGAATACACCGACGGCACGTGGGAGGGGCAGTGTGTTGAAGGCCGCCGCCGCGCATGCGCGTGCGACGAAGGTCAGCTCGTCTGGCAAACACGTCCTTGCTTGAGTTTCGAGAACGACACTGAAGGCCAGTGCACTCGTGAGTACCGAACCACCGAAGATGCCTGCCGTACCGCACCATGGCTTTGCGCCCCAGCGCTCGCCCAGCACACCCACCATTTCGCCGGCTATATCGGAGAATGGGACGTCTACACTCAGGCAGACTTGGCCGTGCTCGAGGCT
This Microvenator marinus DNA region includes the following protein-coding sequences:
- a CDS encoding RNA polymerase sigma factor, which translates into the protein MKTSNEWRNEYEHVLAKGVRNETYEYEAGILNEISQGNTDAFDAVVAVHSGRVFRLARRIVKNEDDAFDVAQDVYLTMHRKLPEFRGESEIGSWLHRVTCNAALMYLRKNARHTGHLNDEVLEQVGSPERIEDGVHNRQVIKHLKAAFGRLSKKHQLVLQMRVGEDLSINEMADSLGLSVPATKSRIHRARLALLASTDVPI
- a CDS encoding trypsin-like serine peptidase, encoding MRWLFLFGISLWVASCGDADTPVDETPAGNGGKGDIIGDDDRRDEFSEDVSDALKKLGASTAMVIENAVLGEALDGAFTPASQLLGESYYMCPDETNWTQPVTGMCSAWLVAPDIIVTNGHCVTSQPDCDKKSFVFDYAKKSPDDTLSTIPQENVFACDQVLAWDYTSDCDIDFAVIKLDRPVEGREPLKVRQAGADLKGDSLVVIGHPFGIPRKYALKGEVLLDGANAFTTTHDIIGGNSGSAIFDAETGEVQGLVTCGGSNFEWEYYNEGWELETKTGKPCDSTCDDAGEYTDGTWEGQCVEGRRRACACDEGQLVWQTRPCLSFENDTEGQCTREYRTTEDACRTAPWLCAPALAQHTHHFAGYIGEWDVYTQADLAVLEAGAEQDLKITVPEGHAQALSVAVEISEPDYVIDGANIVWDLEATLVHPNGTEFPLSGQGLYYGGQTYEFSNVPTLQTQPFEVPFLISGAYGLEAGGEWTLKLKNAGTFYIPIKSWSIQVLERPEAEITVPQIACVGDCQSPYLGWPDPIIDTFEGEAVESNVEGVEGELALGWRAEVMDAEGLDYEVFKSRKSQTMAMTKGEFAIIKDFGSDLGDRTLTVDYRYDGIGWFQIWAGDHILFTKNNFSQETTTVTLPAGASNIRFVLGATNQSQAHELTLFSLSISPPAQE